The Streptomyces sp. NBC_01353 genome contains a region encoding:
- a CDS encoding beta-eliminating lyase-related protein translates to MDETEARLIQAKVWGGARRKLSHSPVEGTVGERLRELADWTAGTEDDGGRLDVYGDGLVEEVERRVADALGLPAAVFFPTGTMAQQVALRCWSGRTGSPVVALHPLAHPEVHEGGALGAVSGLRTVHPTDEPRLPTAEEVRDHPEPFGTLMLELPLRDAGFVLPAWEELVAVVEAAREREAVVHFDGARLWECAPHFGRDLREIVGLADSVYVSFYKSLGGLSGAALAGTEDVMEEARVWRHRYGGLLFQQFPAAVSALRGLELELPRLPSYVAHARVVADGLRTGFGEAGVPWFRIHPETPHTHQFQVWLPYDPEVLTAASVALAEERDTVLFRRWRGPGAGGPPGVAVTEVTVAEPGLAWTADDVREAVREFLSHVA, encoded by the coding sequence ATGGACGAAACGGAAGCGCGGCTGATCCAGGCGAAGGTGTGGGGCGGTGCACGGCGCAAGCTGTCGCACTCGCCGGTGGAGGGCACGGTCGGGGAGCGCCTGCGGGAGCTGGCCGACTGGACGGCGGGCACGGAGGACGACGGGGGCCGGCTCGACGTGTACGGCGACGGTCTCGTCGAGGAGGTCGAGCGGCGGGTCGCCGACGCGCTCGGTCTCCCGGCCGCGGTGTTCTTCCCGACCGGGACGATGGCCCAGCAGGTGGCGCTGCGCTGCTGGTCGGGGCGGACGGGCAGCCCGGTCGTCGCCCTGCATCCGCTCGCGCATCCGGAGGTCCACGAGGGCGGTGCGCTGGGTGCGGTGAGCGGGCTGCGCACGGTTCATCCGACGGACGAGCCGCGGTTGCCGACGGCCGAGGAGGTACGGGACCACCCGGAGCCGTTCGGGACACTGATGCTGGAGCTGCCGCTGCGGGACGCGGGGTTCGTGCTGCCGGCCTGGGAGGAGCTCGTGGCCGTGGTCGAGGCGGCGCGCGAACGTGAGGCAGTGGTGCACTTCGACGGCGCACGGCTGTGGGAGTGCGCCCCTCACTTCGGGCGGGACCTGCGGGAGATCGTGGGGCTCGCGGACAGCGTGTACGTGTCCTTCTACAAGTCCCTGGGCGGCCTTTCGGGCGCGGCGCTCGCGGGCACCGAGGACGTGATGGAGGAGGCGCGGGTGTGGCGGCACCGGTACGGAGGGCTGCTCTTCCAGCAGTTTCCGGCCGCGGTGTCGGCGCTGCGGGGCCTGGAGCTGGAGCTGCCGCGGCTGCCCTCGTACGTGGCGCACGCGCGCGTGGTGGCCGACGGGCTGCGGACCGGCTTCGGGGAGGCAGGGGTGCCGTGGTTCCGCATCCACCCCGAGACCCCGCACACCCACCAGTTCCAGGTGTGGCTCCCGTACGACCCCGAGGTCCTGACGGCGGCTTCGGTGGCGCTGGCGGAGGAGAGGGACACGGTCCTCTTCCGCCGCTGGCGCGGCCCGGGCGCGGGCGGCCCGCCGGGGGTGGCGGTGACGGAGGTGACGGTGGCCGAGCCGGGGCTGGCATGGACGGCGGACGACGTGCGGGAGGCGGTGCGGGAGTTCCTCTCGCACGTGGCGTGA
- the nadC gene encoding carboxylating nicotinate-nucleotide diphosphorylase: MSTPEERRPEPVDVPLIQISAPAESAGGCGDGCGCAEGDEVYECGLDPALAELLADAGLDPVQVEDIAHLAIEEDLDGGVDVTTVATVPEDAIATADFTAREAGVVAGLRVAEAVLSIVCTETFEVERHVEDGERVEAGQKLLSVTTRTRDLLTGERSALNILCRLSGIATATRAWADVLEDTGARVRDTRKTTPGLRALEKYAVRCGGGVNHRMSLSDAALVKDNHVVAAGGVAQAFKAVREQFPDVPIEVEVDTLHQVREVLDAGVDLILLDNFTPMETEEAVALVAGRAVLESSGRLTLENAAAYAATGVDYLAVGGLTHSSPILDIGLDLRDASEAAV; this comes from the coding sequence GTGAGCACGCCAGAGGAACGCCGTCCCGAGCCCGTGGACGTACCCCTGATCCAGATCAGCGCCCCCGCCGAGAGCGCGGGCGGCTGCGGTGACGGCTGCGGCTGCGCCGAGGGCGACGAGGTGTACGAGTGCGGCCTCGACCCCGCGCTCGCCGAGCTGCTCGCCGACGCCGGGCTCGACCCGGTCCAGGTCGAGGACATCGCCCACCTGGCGATCGAGGAGGACCTCGACGGCGGTGTGGACGTGACGACCGTCGCGACCGTCCCCGAGGACGCGATCGCCACCGCCGACTTCACCGCCCGCGAGGCGGGCGTCGTGGCCGGTCTGCGGGTCGCCGAGGCGGTGCTGTCCATCGTCTGCACGGAGACCTTCGAGGTCGAGCGGCACGTCGAGGACGGCGAGCGCGTCGAGGCCGGCCAGAAGCTGCTCTCGGTCACCACCCGTACCCGTGACCTGCTCACCGGCGAGCGCAGCGCGCTGAACATCCTGTGCCGCCTCTCCGGCATCGCCACCGCCACGCGCGCGTGGGCCGACGTCCTGGAGGACACCGGGGCCCGGGTCCGCGACACCCGCAAGACCACGCCGGGCCTGCGCGCGCTGGAGAAGTACGCGGTCCGCTGCGGCGGAGGCGTCAACCACCGGATGTCGCTGTCGGACGCGGCGCTGGTGAAGGACAACCACGTGGTCGCCGCCGGCGGTGTGGCGCAGGCCTTCAAGGCCGTACGGGAGCAGTTCCCGGACGTGCCGATCGAGGTCGAGGTCGACACGCTGCACCAGGTCCGCGAGGTCCTGGACGCGGGCGTCGATCTGATCCTGCTCGACAACTTCACCCCCATGGAGACCGAGGAGGCCGTCGCCCTGGTCGCCGGCCGCGCCGTCCTGGAGTCCTCCGGCCGTCTCACCCTCGAGAACGCGGCGGCGTACGCGGCGACCGGCGTGGACTACCTCGCGGTCGGCGGGCTCACCCACTCGTCCCCGATCCTCGACATCGGCCTCGACCTGCGCGACGCCTCCGAGGCGGCGGTCTGA
- a CDS encoding type III pantothenate kinase, with amino-acid sequence MLLTIDVGNTQTVLGLFDGEEIVEHWRISTDPRRTADELAVLLQGLMGMHPLLGVELGDGIGGIAICSTVPSVLHELREVTRRYYGDVPAVLVEPGIKTGVPVLTDNPKEVGADRIVNSAAAVELYGGPAIVVDFGTATTYDAVTARGEYAGGAIAPGIEISVDALGVKGAMLRKIELARPRSVIGKNTVEAMQSGIVYGYAGQVDGVVSRMKRELVGPDGDPSDVTVIATGGLAPMVLADSKEIDEHEPWLTLIGLRLVYERNISRM; translated from the coding sequence ATGCTCCTCACCATCGACGTCGGCAACACGCAGACGGTCCTCGGCCTCTTCGACGGCGAGGAGATCGTCGAGCACTGGCGCATCTCCACGGACCCGCGCCGCACCGCCGACGAGCTGGCGGTCCTGCTCCAGGGCCTGATGGGCATGCACCCGCTGCTGGGGGTGGAGCTCGGTGACGGCATCGGCGGCATCGCGATCTGCTCGACCGTCCCGTCGGTGCTGCACGAACTGCGCGAGGTGACGCGGCGGTACTACGGCGACGTCCCGGCGGTCCTCGTGGAGCCCGGCATCAAGACGGGCGTCCCGGTCCTGACGGACAACCCCAAGGAGGTCGGCGCGGACCGCATCGTCAACTCGGCGGCGGCGGTCGAGCTCTACGGGGGCCCGGCGATCGTGGTCGACTTCGGCACGGCGACGACGTACGACGCGGTCACGGCGCGCGGCGAGTACGCGGGCGGGGCGATCGCGCCGGGCATCGAGATCTCGGTGGACGCGCTGGGCGTCAAGGGCGCGATGCTCCGCAAGATCGAGCTGGCCCGCCCGCGCAGCGTGATCGGCAAGAACACGGTCGAGGCGATGCAGTCGGGCATCGTCTACGGGTACGCGGGCCAGGTCGACGGCGTGGTGTCCCGGATGAAGCGCGAACTGGTCGGCCCGGACGGCGACCCGTCCGACGTCACGGTGATCGCGACGGGCGGCCTGGCCCCGATGGTCCTCGCCGACTCCAAGGAGATCGACGAACACGAGCCCTGGCTGACCCTGATCGGTCTCCGCCTGGTCTACGAACGCAACATCTCCCGCATGTAG
- a CDS encoding DUF2520 domain-containing protein encodes MNQPAEPRAEDRPARLTVGVVGAGRVGPALAAALQLAGHRPVAVSAVSDASVRRAATLLPDVPIMPPAQVLARAELVLLTVPDDALPGLVEGLAETGAVRSGQLLVHTSGRYGVQVLDPARRAGALPLALHPAMTFTGSSVDVQRLAGCSFGVTAPVELRLAAEALVIEMGGEPEWIEEEARPLYHAALALGANHLVTLVAQSMELLRTAGVAAPDRMLGPLLGAALDNALRSGDAALTGPVARGDAGTVAAHVAELRKHAPGTVAGYLAMARTTADRALAHGLLKPELAEDLLGVLAEGEPR; translated from the coding sequence GTGAACCAACCAGCAGAACCCCGAGCGGAAGACCGACCCGCGCGGCTCACCGTCGGAGTCGTCGGAGCCGGCCGGGTGGGACCCGCCCTCGCCGCCGCTCTCCAGCTCGCGGGACACCGCCCCGTCGCGGTCTCCGCGGTCTCCGACGCGTCCGTGCGCCGCGCCGCCACCCTCCTCCCCGACGTGCCGATCATGCCGCCCGCGCAGGTGCTCGCCCGCGCCGAGCTGGTGCTCCTGACCGTCCCCGACGACGCCCTGCCCGGCCTGGTCGAGGGTCTCGCGGAGACCGGGGCCGTACGGTCCGGCCAGCTGCTCGTGCACACCTCCGGGCGGTACGGAGTGCAGGTCCTGGACCCCGCGCGGCGGGCCGGCGCGCTGCCGCTCGCCCTGCACCCCGCCATGACCTTCACCGGGTCATCCGTCGACGTCCAGCGGCTGGCCGGCTGCTCCTTCGGGGTGACCGCGCCCGTGGAGCTGCGGCTCGCCGCAGAGGCCCTGGTCATCGAGATGGGCGGCGAGCCCGAGTGGATCGAGGAGGAGGCCCGCCCGCTCTACCACGCGGCCCTCGCCCTCGGCGCGAACCACCTGGTCACGCTGGTCGCCCAGTCGATGGAGCTGCTCCGTACGGCCGGCGTCGCCGCCCCGGACCGGATGCTCGGCCCCCTCCTGGGCGCCGCCCTGGACAACGCCCTGCGCTCGGGCGACGCCGCGCTCACCGGCCCCGTCGCGCGCGGTGACGCCGGCACGGTCGCCGCGCACGTCGCCGAGCTGCGCAAGCACGCGCCCGGCACCGTCGCCGGCTATCTGGCGATGGCCCGTACGACCGCGGACCGGGCGCTCGCGCACGGCCTGCTCAAGCCCGAGCTGGCCGAGGATCTGTTGGGTGTGCTCGCAGAGGGGGAACCCCGATGA
- the panC gene encoding pantoate--beta-alanine ligase — MTSTSSTSPTTSFALVRTADELHALVARRASATRASASFAARSGAAENSRTAVVMTMGALHEGHATLVRTAREYVGPHGFVVVTVFVNPLQFGAGEDLDRYPRTLEADLTTAEAAGADMVFAPAVDEVYPGGEPQVRISAGPMGERLEGASRPGHFDGMLTVVAKLLHLTRPDLALFGQKDAQQLALIRRMARDLNFPVEIVGVPTVREGDGLALSSRNRYLSGGERRTALALSGALFAASDRLAAQHALRARADSLPGAQNRAETRAEALSRLGEARAAADAHAVAQATEGNGAGAVRAAARAVLDEAAKAEPPLTLDYLALVDPADFTEVADDHEGEAILAVAARVGRTRLIDNIPLTFGATK; from the coding sequence ATGACGTCCACGTCGTCCACGTCGCCGACGACGTCGTTCGCACTGGTCCGCACGGCGGACGAACTGCACGCGCTGGTGGCACGCCGGGCCTCCGCCACCCGGGCCTCCGCTTCCTTCGCCGCACGTTCCGGCGCGGCCGAAAACAGCCGTACCGCCGTCGTCATGACCATGGGGGCCCTCCACGAAGGCCATGCCACCCTCGTGCGTACCGCCCGCGAGTACGTCGGACCCCACGGGTTCGTCGTCGTCACCGTCTTCGTCAATCCGCTCCAGTTCGGTGCGGGCGAGGACCTCGACCGCTACCCCCGCACGCTGGAGGCCGACCTCACGACCGCCGAGGCGGCCGGCGCGGACATGGTCTTCGCACCCGCCGTCGACGAGGTCTACCCCGGCGGGGAGCCCCAGGTCCGGATCAGCGCGGGACCCATGGGTGAGCGCCTCGAAGGCGCCTCCCGGCCCGGCCACTTCGACGGGATGCTCACCGTCGTCGCCAAGCTGCTCCACCTCACCCGCCCGGACCTGGCGCTGTTCGGCCAGAAGGACGCGCAGCAGCTGGCCCTGATCCGCCGGATGGCCCGCGACCTGAACTTCCCGGTGGAGATCGTCGGCGTGCCGACCGTGCGCGAGGGCGACGGCCTCGCCCTGTCCAGCCGTAACCGGTATCTCTCCGGCGGCGAGCGCCGCACCGCCCTCGCCCTCTCCGGGGCCCTGTTCGCCGCGAGCGACCGGCTCGCCGCCCAGCACGCGCTGCGCGCGCGTGCCGACTCGCTGCCCGGTGCGCAGAACCGGGCCGAGACCCGCGCCGAGGCGCTCTCCCGGCTCGGGGAGGCCCGCGCCGCGGCCGACGCCCACGCCGTGGCGCAGGCGACCGAGGGCAACGGAGCCGGAGCCGTACGGGCCGCGGCCCGCGCCGTCCTCGACGAGGCGGCGAAGGCCGAGCCGCCGCTCACCCTCGACTACCTGGCCCTGGTCGACCCGGCCGACTTCACCGAGGTCGCCGACGATCACGAGGGCGAGGCGATCCTCGCCGTCGCCGCGCGCGTGGGCAGGACGCGGCTGATCGACAACATCCCGCTGACCTTCGGAGCCACCAAGTGA
- a CDS encoding L-aspartate oxidase has translation MTGIRLQAPAPGWSIDADVVVVGSGVAGLTAALRCTAAGLRTVVVTKARLDDGSTRWAQGGIAAALGDGDTPEQHLEDTLVAGAGLCDAEAVRLLVTEGPDAVRRLIATGADFDKTADGKIALTREGGHHRRRIAHAGGDATGLEISRALVEAIRDRGLRTIEHALVLDLLTDDEGRTAGVTLHVMGEGQHDGVGAVHAPAVVLATGGMGQVFSATTNPAVSTGDGVALALRAGAEVSDLEFVQFHPTVLFLGAGSEGQQPLVSEAVRGEGAHLVDADGVRFMLGQHELAELAPRDIVAKAIMRRMQEQGAEHMYLDARHFGAEMWANRFPTILAACRAHGIDPVTEPIPVAPAAHYASGGVRTDLTGRTTVPGLYACGEVACTGVHGANRLASNSLLEGLVFAERIAEDIATLGPHREGLPVVSTTSSVLPLLAPETRTRVQRAMSADAGVLRSAESLADAADALEALSLTAAEDHPGKAAEPGVESWETTNLLCVARVLVAAAREREETRGCHWREDHPERDEDWQRHLIVRLTSDRRLVVRRTATADFPSVTPEAPREPQP, from the coding sequence GTGACCGGAATACGGCTGCAGGCGCCCGCGCCGGGCTGGTCCATCGACGCCGATGTCGTCGTGGTCGGCTCCGGCGTCGCGGGACTGACCGCGGCCCTGCGCTGCACCGCCGCCGGACTGCGCACGGTCGTCGTCACCAAGGCCCGCCTGGACGACGGCTCCACCCGCTGGGCGCAGGGCGGCATCGCCGCCGCGCTCGGCGACGGCGACACCCCCGAACAGCACCTCGAGGACACCCTGGTGGCCGGCGCAGGGCTCTGCGACGCCGAGGCCGTACGGCTCCTCGTCACCGAGGGCCCGGACGCCGTCCGCCGGCTGATCGCCACCGGCGCCGACTTCGACAAGACCGCCGACGGCAAGATCGCGCTGACCCGCGAGGGCGGCCACCACCGGCGCCGGATCGCGCACGCCGGCGGCGACGCCACCGGCCTCGAGATCTCCCGCGCCCTCGTCGAGGCGATACGGGACCGGGGTCTGCGCACCATCGAGCACGCCCTCGTCCTGGACCTCCTCACCGACGACGAGGGCCGCACGGCGGGCGTCACCCTGCACGTCATGGGCGAGGGCCAGCACGACGGCGTCGGCGCCGTCCACGCCCCCGCCGTCGTCCTCGCCACCGGCGGCATGGGCCAGGTCTTCTCGGCCACCACCAACCCGGCCGTCTCCACCGGCGACGGCGTCGCGCTCGCCCTGCGCGCCGGGGCCGAGGTGTCCGACCTCGAGTTCGTCCAGTTCCACCCCACCGTGCTCTTCCTCGGCGCCGGCTCCGAGGGCCAGCAGCCGCTGGTCTCCGAGGCGGTACGGGGCGAGGGCGCCCATCTCGTCGACGCCGACGGGGTCCGGTTCATGCTCGGGCAGCACGAGCTGGCCGAGCTCGCCCCCCGCGACATCGTCGCCAAGGCGATCATGCGCCGGATGCAGGAGCAGGGCGCCGAGCACATGTACCTGGACGCCCGCCACTTCGGCGCCGAGATGTGGGCGAACCGGTTCCCCACCATCCTGGCCGCCTGCCGGGCCCACGGCATCGACCCGGTCACCGAGCCGATCCCGGTCGCCCCGGCGGCCCACTACGCCTCCGGCGGCGTCCGCACCGACCTGACGGGCCGGACCACCGTCCCGGGCCTCTACGCGTGCGGTGAGGTGGCCTGTACGGGCGTCCACGGCGCCAACCGGCTCGCCTCGAACTCGCTCCTGGAGGGCCTGGTCTTCGCCGAGCGCATCGCCGAGGACATCGCCACGCTGGGTCCGCACCGCGAGGGCCTGCCGGTCGTGTCCACCACCTCGTCCGTGCTGCCGCTGCTCGCCCCCGAGACCCGGACCCGCGTCCAGCGGGCCATGAGCGCGGACGCCGGAGTGCTGCGGTCCGCCGAGAGCCTCGCGGACGCCGCCGACGCCCTGGAGGCGCTGAGCCTCACGGCGGCCGAGGACCACCCGGGCAAGGCGGCCGAGCCGGGCGTCGAGTCCTGGGAGACGACGAACCTCCTGTGCGTCGCCCGCGTGCTGGTCGCTGCCGCCCGGGAGCGCGAGGAGACCCGCGGCTGCCACTGGCGCGAGGACCACCCCGAGCGCGACGAGGACTGGCAGCGCCATCTGATCGTGCGCCTCACCTCGGACCGGCGGCTCGTGGTCCGCCGTACCGCCACCGCAGACTTTCCCTCCGTAACCCCCGAAGCCCCCAGGGAGCCGCAACCGTGA